In one Thermodesulfovibrionales bacterium genomic region, the following are encoded:
- a CDS encoding glycine zipper domain-containing protein has translation MNGKGIVSVICVVGMLLTAVLGGGCATQAQTGAATGAGAGALIGGLANMHGSWGATALLGAGIGAGIGYLVGNEADKKDAAKRQAATEAEMRPLAGTTWQVISITPKPEKRHKSIVSHFRKDGTVVTTKTDMNGHVEKVTESYRIVGSTLILSKPEYVENTKFRIEGDKLIIDYGNGNVVMQRVG, from the coding sequence ATGAACGGTAAAGGAATAGTGAGCGTCATCTGCGTTGTCGGAATGTTACTCACAGCAGTATTGGGTGGCGGCTGCGCGACGCAGGCTCAGACGGGGGCCGCCACCGGTGCCGGTGCGGGAGCCCTCATCGGCGGCCTTGCGAATATGCATGGGTCCTGGGGAGCGACTGCCCTGCTCGGGGCGGGCATAGGAGCAGGGATTGGGTATCTTGTCGGCAACGAGGCAGACAAGAAGGACGCGGCGAAGCGTCAGGCTGCCACTGAGGCGGAAATGAGACCTCTTGCCGGAACCACCTGGCAGGTCATCAGCATCACGCCGAAGCCCGAGAAGCGCCACAAGTCGATCGTTTCCCACTTCAGGAAAGACGGCACCGTCGTAACGACAAAAACGGATATGAACGGGCATGTCGAAAAGGTTACGGAGTCGTACCGTATCGTCGGGTCTACGCTCATTCTCAGCAAGCCTGAGTACGTCGAGAACACGAAGTTCAGGATCGAGGGGGACAAGCTGATCATCGATTATGGAAATGGGAATGTCGTGATGCAGCGTGTCGGTTGA
- a CDS encoding efflux transporter outer membrane subunit — MRKGILLLSFILITSGCMVGPNYQRPQVDTPQTWRFEDKEAKDVANTAWWEQFNDPVLNDLIHVALEENKDVKIAAARVEQFIGQYETTRAALFPQVSAGALYGRQRVSQLTGPLPLQESPGSNPTFNSSELFLNASWEIDLWGKLRRATEAARANLLSTEEARRTVILTLVSSVANAYVNLRDLDKQLEITRQTAVNYKEGYDIFNLRFEYGIVSEVEVNMAKAQYEQALANIPFYEKIIAQQENALSVLLGRNPGSIPRGKTIDELMLPAVPSGLPSDILVNRPDIRQAEENLIAANANIGVAKAQYYPTISLTGALGLASNNLSDLFKGPAKTWSWAVPLAAPIFTGGAIAGQVKSAEAVQQQAVLIYQQAIQTAFREVDDALVDQWRTREELAALVQEVGALRSYADLAWLRYENGYTSYLEVLDANTRLYTAELIHAQRQGTLFEALVNLYKAMGGGWVVKADEMTVVSGTTSGTPTSSTSGDGKSEPH; from the coding sequence ATGCGTAAAGGTATCCTCTTATTGTCCTTTATCCTGATCACGTCCGGCTGCATGGTCGGGCCGAATTACCAGCGGCCGCAGGTGGACACGCCGCAGACATGGAGGTTCGAAGACAAGGAAGCGAAGGATGTAGCGAACACGGCATGGTGGGAGCAGTTCAATGACCCCGTGCTGAACGATCTTATCCACGTCGCCCTTGAGGAGAACAAGGATGTCAAGATAGCTGCGGCGCGTGTGGAACAGTTCATCGGACAGTACGAGACCACCCGCGCAGCTCTTTTCCCACAAGTATCTGCCGGCGCCCTTTACGGGAGACAGCGGGTGAGCCAACTGACAGGGCCGCTGCCCCTTCAGGAGAGCCCGGGCAGTAACCCGACTTTCAACAGTTCGGAGTTGTTCCTCAATGCGAGCTGGGAGATCGACCTCTGGGGGAAACTCCGGCGTGCCACGGAAGCGGCGCGGGCAAACCTGCTCAGCACTGAAGAGGCCAGAAGGACAGTGATATTAACCCTTGTCAGTTCAGTCGCAAATGCATATGTCAACCTCCGTGACCTGGACAAACAGCTCGAGATTACGAGGCAGACGGCAGTGAATTACAAGGAGGGGTACGACATCTTCAATCTCCGCTTCGAATATGGAATTGTTTCTGAGGTGGAAGTTAATATGGCGAAGGCCCAATATGAACAAGCACTAGCGAATATCCCCTTTTACGAGAAGATCATAGCCCAGCAGGAAAACGCACTGAGCGTGCTTCTGGGACGAAACCCTGGCTCGATTCCGCGGGGCAAGACGATTGATGAACTCATGCTTCCCGCCGTACCTTCGGGTCTGCCCTCGGACATCCTTGTGAACCGTCCTGATATCCGGCAGGCTGAAGAAAACCTCATCGCAGCGAACGCGAACATCGGAGTCGCAAAGGCCCAATATTACCCTACTATCTCTCTCACCGGGGCCCTCGGGTTGGCGAGCAATAATCTGTCCGACCTCTTCAAGGGACCGGCAAAGACGTGGAGCTGGGCTGTCCCTTTAGCGGCGCCTATCTTTACAGGCGGGGCGATCGCAGGGCAGGTGAAGTCAGCTGAAGCGGTGCAGCAGCAGGCCGTCCTCATCTACCAGCAGGCGATCCAGACCGCCTTCCGCGAGGTTGACGATGCCCTCGTTGACCAATGGAGGACGAGGGAAGAACTCGCTGCGCTTGTTCAGGAAGTAGGCGCCCTTCGCAGTTACGCGGACCTCGCATGGCTCCGATACGAAAACGGCTACACAAGCTATCTCGAGGTGCTCGATGCGAATACAAGGCTATACACCGCAGAGCTGATTCACGCACAAAGACAGGGGACCCTTTTCGAGGCGCTCGTCAATCTGTATAAGGCGATGGGTGGGGGCTGGGTCGTCAAGGCCGACGAAATGACGGTAGTGTCGGGCACCACTTCAGGCACTCCGACTTCATCTACAAGCGGAGACGGAAAAAGCGAGCCGCATTGA